In Brevibacillus marinus, the genomic window TTTGCGACCAATAGCGGCATGAGTGAAAAAACGTTCCAAGCGTGTTACAAATGGCTGGGACATTGGCCGGGAGGGCTTGCCCTGGCGACCGTCGCGGCCAGCACCGGCTTGGCGGCGATCGCCGGATCCAGCACGGCAGCCGCCGCGACGATGGCCAAGACAGCGGTCGGCGAGATGATCAAATACAACTATCGTCCCAGTTTCGCCGTTGGTGTGGTCAGCATTGCCGGAACGTTGGCGATTATGATTCCGCCCAGTATCATCCTGATCATTTACGGCATTCTCACGGAAGTGCCGATTGGCCCGCTGCTGATCGCGGGGATCATCCCGGGGCTCTTGACGGCCGTCGGATATTTCCTGTCGATTGTGTACTGGGCGAAAAAGAGGCCGGAAGAGGCACCGCGTGTCGCCCCCTTCCCGCTGGAGGAGCGGGTTCGCTCGATTCGTGGCGTCTGGCCCATGTTTCTCTTGATCGTTTTTATGGTCGCGGCGATTTATTCCGGTGCGGTGACGCCAACCGAGGCGGGGGCAGTGGGCGCCTTTGCGGCGATGCTGCTCGGCTTTTTGCTGGTCGGTTTGAATCTGTCCGGGATGAAGCAAGCTTTAAGCCGAACGGCGGAGACGACCTGCATGATTTTTGTCATTATCATCGGGGCGATGATCTTCGGATACTTTGTCACCGCGACGCAAATCACGCAAAGCATTTTGTCGTTCATCGCCGAACTGCCGGTTTCCCCGTACGTCATTATGGGAATCATCGTGCTCATCTATCTCGTGCTCGGAACATTCATGGATCAGCTGGCGATCTTGTTTCTCACGGTGCCAATCACGTTTCCCATTTCCCAGGCGCTCGGTTTTGACCCGATCTGGTTTGGGATTATCGTGACCAAAACAGCGGAGATCGGACTGGTCACGCCGCCGTTGGGTATGAACGTGTTCATTGCTGCCAATGCGGCAAAAGTGCCGATTATGGAAGGATTCAAAGGCGTTTCCCGCCTGCTGGTTGTGGAGCTGGTCATCCTGGTTATCCTCTTCTTCATTCCGGAGTTGTCCACCTGGCTGCCGCAGCAGATGGGCAGGTAGCACGGCGCATGCGGAAAGGAGGGACGCGGCGATGAAATGGCCGCAAACGGTGGTATTGAAAGAGGTCGGGCCGCGAGATGGCCTGCAAAACGAAAAAACGTGCATCGCTACCGAGGACAAGATCGCCTGGATCAACCAATTGTCGCGAACAGGCTTGACGTACATTGAAGTGACTTCCTTTGTCCACCCCCAGTGGATTCCTGCGCTGGCCGATGCGGAGGCGGTAGCGAAGGGGATCGAACGGGTTCCGGGCATCACCTACGGCGCGCTTGTGCCCAATCAGAAAGGGTTGGCGAAAGCGCTCGCTTGCGATGTGGACGAGGTTTCCATCTTCATCTCGGCCAGTGAGACCCACAACCGGAAAAACATCAACAAGTCGATTTCCGAGTCTTTGCCGGTTCTGCGCGATGTGGCCAAAGAAGCGCTCGCGGCGGGAAAATCTGTACGTGGATACCTGTCCACCGTGTTTGGCTGTCCCTATGAAGGGGCGGTGTCGACCGACCAGGTCATCAGAGTGGCGGCGGCGTTGTTTGACATGGGGATTGGCGAATTGTCCCTGGGCGATACCATCGGGGTAGCCAATCCCGCTCAGGTGCAGCGGGTATTGGAACGAATTCTGAAGCATTTTCCCGCCGAAAGAATCGCGCTGCACTTTCACGATACCAGGGGGATGGCGCTGGCCAACATCCTGGTTTCGCTGGAGCAGGGCATCACCCGGTTCGACGCTGCGCTGGGCGGTCTCGGTGGCTGTCCTTACGCCCCGGGCGCATCCGGCAATGTCGCCACGGATGATGTCGTCCACATGTTCAACGGCATGGGGATTCACACCGGGATTGATCAGGAAAAACTGCTGGCGGCGGCGCGTTTTATCCAATCCCGCCTGGGACGCAAGCTGCCGAGCCATACGTTGTGCGCGGCCGGAGAGGCAATCGGTTAACAGAAGATCGTTCCGCTGGGCGCTACGGCACTGCCGGCAGTCCGCTGATTCCCTCGCAACTGTTTACCAGTTCCAGAGAGGGGAAAAGCGGACTGCCGGCATTTTTTTCAATGCCATTCTCTCCATTTTCTGGTTTATGCCGATTCGCGAAAAGGGAAAAGAATAGTTGGTGCCAAACCCACCAAGGAGCGATTGTGGCGCTGTCGGTGACTCTGCTGCTTGTTTGTGCGACGGCGACATTGGACGAGCAACGAGGTGCAGAAGGTGAAATATCGGTTCGGAATCAAGTTGACGATTACGATGATTGCATTTGCCATCGTCAGTGCGCTGTTGATCGCGTTCACGGCTTACCTCAAGCTGAGAGATTTGGCAATCGAGAACAAATTGGAGCAGGTGCGGCAACATGAAATCATGGCCCAATACGCATTGGAAACGATCGAAAAGGCGTACGAACTGTTTGGCAACAACATCGCGCGGAAAATGCGGGAACACACCTTGTATTTGTTGGATTTGTACGAGCAAAATCCGCGTGTGGCGGAATGGGACTTGGCCGCGCTGAAACGGTTGTTCGGCATGGACATTTACCTGATTGACCGTGACAATGTGATCCGCTACAGCAGTTTTGCGCGCGACATCGGTCTCGATTTTCGGAAGTGCTGCTCAAAACTGGCGAAGGTCTTGGACGAGAGAAGAAGCTCGGGCCAGTTTTTTCATGACGGCATCGATATCGAGCAGCAAACGGGGAAGCTGAAAAAGTACAGCTACATGGCCACCCCTGACAAAGCGTATTTGATCCAGCTGGGCTACGATTTGCAGGAGAACGAAATTTTCCATGAGTTTAACTTCCTCAGCGCGATTCAGCAGTTCGCTCAAGCCTACCCCTACATCAATCAGATCAATGTGCTGAACCACGGCGGCTTGTATTTGGGGCTCCCGGCCGCCGAGGAGCGCCGGCTGTCGCCGGAGCGGCGCAAAGCGTTTGAACGAACCCTGCAAACCGGGCAAACGACGGAGTACAAAGGAATGTGGGGGAACGAGCCGGCGGTATACCGCTATGTCAAGTACGTGTCGAAATACATGTTGTTCTCCTGTGATAATGTCACGGTATAACTGTTCTGAGATAATGTCACTATGGGACAGGAGAGAGTGACATTGACGAGAGCAGAACTGAAGAAGGTACTTGTGGTGGAGAAGATTCTCGGAGGACACATGACGAACGGGGAAGGAGCTGCAGCACTGGGGTTAACGGTACGGCAAGTGATCCGGCTGAAGAAGAAATATGTGGAAGAAGGAGGAGCGCAGGCGCTCGTACACCGCAATCGGGGAAGGAAGCCGAGTCACGCGTTGTCAGAGGAGGTGAAGGAACGGGTGGCGGCGCTTTACGCCGCGAAGTACCACGGCAGTAACAACTGCCATTATGCAGAACTTCTCGCGGAGCACGAATCCATACAACTAAGTCCTTCCAGCGTTCGACGCATTCTGCTGGAAAAAGGGATCAAGCAAGCCAAACAGCGGCGGCGAAGTAAAGCGCATCAGCCGCGTCAACGTAAGCCGCAGGCTGGAATGCTGTGGCAGATCGACGCCACGCCATATGCCTGGCTGGAGGACCGTACACCAGCCTTTACGCTCCATGCGGCGATTGACGATGCGACAGGCACCGTCGTCGGTGCCGTATTTCGGCCGACGGAGTGTCGCGAAGGCTATTCGCTCGTCATGCAGCAAGGCATACAGAAATACGGCGTGCCGCTTGGCCTGTACAGTGACCGGCACACAATCTTTCGATCGCCTAATGAGAAACTGACCGTGGAGCAGGAACTAGTCGGCGAAACGAAGCCGCTCTCCCACTTCGGCAAGGCGATGGCTGAGCTTCACATTGAGCATATCAAGGCCATCACACCACAGGCCAAAGGCCGCATAGAAAGGCTCTGGAAGACGTTTCAGGATCGCCTGGTCATCGAATTGCGGCTGCTCGGCGCAAAGACAATGGAGGAGGCCAACGCGGCGCTGCCAAAGCTGCTGGAGAAACATAATCGCCAATTCGCAGTGAAACCAAAGGAAGCGGAGTCGGCATACATACCGCTGGATCCAACGGTCAACCTGAACTATGTGTTCACCATTCGCGAATATCGGCGGCTCGGGCCCGGCAACACGATATCCTACAACGGCACGATCTACACGCTCGCCAAGCCAGCGAATCTGAGGTTTGGCACGAAGGAGATGGTTGAAGTGCGGGAAACGTTAACCGGTGAAGTTCTCTTGTGGATCCAAGGAATGCCGCTGGCTCTGAAGGCAACAGAGAAGCCCCAACGCAAAGCAGCGGCGGAAACAAAAAAGGCGAGTTCTGCGTCGCCACGCAAACCCGCCGCCGATCATCCGTGGAGGATGTATCGGAACAAAAACCCACTTCAGAATAACACAAAATCAACAGCAGACCAAGCCACCTGACGGTGGCTTCAGAACACTACAAAAGTGACATTTTCTCAGGCGAGTTAAAGTGACATTTTCACAGACGCTTGACAGTACGTGTCGAAATACGATCAGGGGGCCACGCAGGCCAAGGTATTGGAAATCGTCTACAACGAGCAGGATCTGCAGGCGATCTTGGCGGAAGGGAGGCGAGTGTTTGCCCTTCAGCTGGCGATCATCGTGGCCATCGCGGTCGCGCTGTCCATCATCATCTCCAGATGGGTGGCAAAACCGATGTATCTCGCCTTTCACGACAGTCTTACCGGATTGAACAACAGAGCGGCGCTTGATGAGCTGTTGGGGACGGCGCTGGCCAACCACAACGGCACCACGGCGCTGTTGATGATCGATCTCGACAACTTCAAGCAGGTCAACGACTGCCTGGGACACGACAAAGGCGATCAGCTGCTGAAATGCGCGGCGCAATCGATTCGCCGCATCGCGCGCAAAAAGGACCACGCGATCAGAATAGGAGGAGACGAGTTTCTCCTGATCATGCCGTCCGCGAGCAGACAGGAAGCGGAGCAAACCGCCCGCTTGATTATTGAAGCGGTCGTCGCCTCATCCGCGCAGGAGGCCAAACTGGAAGGGGAGAAGGTGACCGTGAGCATCGGGATCGCGCTGTCTCCCCAGCATGGCCTGGATCCGGACACGCTGTTGAAGAGAGCGGATCTGGCCATGTACATGGCGAAAGAAAAAGGAAAAAACCAATATCAGGTTTACGCCTGATCCGGAGCGGGAAAGAACGAACTTTAAATTATTTTGTCCAGGAGAAAAATGTTCGGTATTTGGCAAGATTAATTGTCAAATGCCGATTTTTTTGTTTTTATATCTCTCAATTTGCTAATTATAAATATCATAATGGTTGTATTTGATCGGATTTTGTGCTATTTTAGCTGGTGTAATTCTACAATGAAATCGTTCGTAAAAAGGAGAAGCACAGATGGACTGGAAAGATCTGATGGCAGCGCTCGGTGTGGTCTTGAACGGGCTGCCGCAAGGGCTGCTGGCCCTATCGTTCGGATTTGCCTCGGTACCGACAGCTTTGGCCTTTCTCGTTGGAGCGGCCGGGAACCTGCTGACGGGTTCCGTCGCGGTGATTTCCTACCAGGCGGAAACGATTACGCTGGCGGGCACAATGGGAAAAAATATGAAGGAACGCCTCTCCATGATCTTTATCGGCGGGGCGATCATGACCGTGATCGGACTTCTCGGGATGCTGGAGCGAATTGTCGATTTTATCGGTCCGGTTATTACCAACGGGATGATGGCCGGGGTCGGCATCATGCTGGCGCGGGTAGCCTGGGAGATGGCGCGCAGCAACCGGGAGGTCGGCGTGACGTCGATCGTGAGCGGCCTGCTTGTCTATTTCGCAACGAAGGATTTGGTGTACACGATTACCGCTTCGGTTGTGCTTTCCAGCACGGTATCGCTGCTGCTCAAGCGGGAAAGCCAGCTGAAAGCGGTGGAGCGGGAACGCTTCAAGCTGCAAACATTTACGGTCAATCCGAGTATTTTGCGGGGGGCCATGGCGATGGTTTGCCTCAATATCGGAGCGAACATCGCGTTTGGCAAAATCAACGGGGAAATCGCCAACACGGACGTCAATATCGACACGCTCAGCGTCATCAGCAGCTTGGCCGACATGGTGTCCGCCCTGTTTGGCGGCGCCCCGGTCGAGGCGATCATCTCCGCGACGGCGGGTGCTCCCAACCCTGTCCTTTCCGGGGTGCTGATGATGGTGATCATGGCGGCGCTCTTGTTGGCCGGTTTGCTGCCGAAAATCGGAAAATACATTCCCAGTGAATCGATTGCCGGTTTTCTGTTCGTGCTGGGCGCGATTGTCACCGTGCCGAGCAACGCCGCGGCGGCGCTGACCGGCGCCGAACCGGCTTCCGGTCTGGTCGGCGGCGTGACGATGGTCGTGACCGCGATATCCGACCCGTTTTTCGGAATGGCTGCCGGTTTGCTGATGAAATGGCTTATCGGCATCTTCGGAATGTAGGAAGGGGAAGATGGGGATGGAGAAAACCTATACGCTTGAAGTGGCCGGCGTAACCCGGGAACTTCCGGTGGTACCGATTTCCGCTGATCTCTGTATTGCCAGCTTTGTCATTTTGGGCGACACGGAGCTGGTGTCGGCGGTGGGACCGCTGCTGGCGGCGAAATTGCCCCCCGCCGACGCCCTGATTACGGCTGAAGCAAAAGGGATTCCCCTGGTTTACGAACTCTCCCGGCTGCTGGGGATGAAAAAGTACTATGTCGCGCGGAAAAGCGTCAAACCGTATATGAACAATCCGCTGATCACGGAAGTTGTCTCGATTACGACGCAAAAGAAGCAAATCCTGTGCCTGGATGAAAAAGATGCGCGAGAGCTTTCCGGCAAACGAGTCGCCATCATCGACGACGTGATCAGTACCGGTGAATCGGTTCAAGCGCTCGCGGAGTTGGTGAGCAAAGCGGGGGCGACCGTTGTGGCCAAAGCGGCCATTCTCGCTGAGGGCGATGCCGCCAAACGGAACGACATCTTGTTTTTGCAGGAATTGCCGCTGTTTCCCCGGCAAAAGCCCGCGGAGTAACGGGAACCACGAAAAAAAGGAGCTGGCTCAGCAGGGAGCCGGCTCCTTTTTGCTGTCTTTATGCGCATTGGCCAACATGCGCCGGGCAGCCCCGGCAGGCTGGACGATCACGTTTTTCTCCCTTTCGCGCCGTTGTTCGGTTTTTCTTTCATGTGAAAAATGCCCAGTTGATCCCAAATCTCTTCCAGCTTGGCCAGCCGTTCCTGTAACTCATGTGTTTTTTGCTTGCCGATGAAGGCGATCAGCGCGTTGATCAGACTCAACGGCGCGACGAACGAATCGAAAAAGGTCGGCATCTGGCTGGAAGCGGTCAGCGAAACAGACGCGTGCGGGATCAGCGGCGACAGCAGGTTGTCGGTAATCGCGATCGTCGTCGCTCCTCTTTCCTTCGCGTAGGACAAAATCTTGATCGTGCTGGTGGAGTAGCGGGCAAAACTGATCCCGATCACCACGTCGGTTTCATTTAACTGGTACAGCCGTTGCGCCATCATCTCCACAGATTGGATCATTTCCGTATTGCCCAGGATAATATCCAGGTAATACTGCAGAAAAACACCGAGCGATACGGCGCTGCGATTGGCCACGACATAGACCTTGTCGGCCCGCAGGAGCAGGTCGACCGCTTTGAAAAACGCTTGGATGTCCAGCTTTTCCATCGTCGACTTCAGGTTGGCCATATCGTCCTGAAAGATTTCGTACACGCCCTTTTCTTCCTCGCCGTATTCCTGCAGGGAGAGCTTCAGGCGTTCGGCAATCGTCAGCTGCTGTTTGACGGAATCCTGCATGTACTGCTGCAGTTCCGGATAGCCGGAAAAGCCGAGAAACGTCGCAAAGCGGACGACCGTCGCTTCACTCACCTTGGCCTTTTTCGCCAGTTTCGCGACATTGAGAAAAGGCACGGAATTGGTATTTTCCAGAATATATTTGGCGATCTTCAACTGCGATTTGCTCATCAGGTGCATCTTTTCCGCAATATGCTGGTATACATTGAAGGGCTCCATGAACGCTTTCTCCTGCTTTCCTCAGGTTTGGCCGCAGACAACATGATGCGCGTTTTCCCAGCTGCCGCAGTGTACGGCCTGTCCTGAAAACATTATACCCGCTTAGCGCTTACACAGCCAGTCGTTTCGCGCTGGGGCCGACCGCAGGAGGCCGGTTGCTCAAAGCCTGGACAGCACTTTGTCGTAGGCCTCAAGGGTCAGGCTGATCTCTTCTTCGCCGTGTGCGGTGGACATGCTGTAGCGGTTGAGCGGCTTCGTATAAATCCCTTCGGCAAGCAGCTGGAAGTCAATTTTTTTGCGCAGCTCAAAGTTGGATTTTTGCAGGTCGCGGTAGTTGCGGACATGCTCCAATTCCGTAATGACCACGCTGAAAATGGTGCCCAGACCGACTGTCTGCATGGCGATCCCGCGCTGGGCAAACAGCTGGCGAATCCCCGTTTTTAGCTGCTCGGTCCTGGCCATCACCTGATCCATCTCCTGTTCCAGCACGTTGAGCACCGCCAGGCCGGCCGACAGGATGGTGGGGTGGCCGTTATAGGTGCCGCTGTGGAACAGCACGTCCTTGGCGCTTGATTTTTGGCTGGTGCTGGCGTCGAATACGTCTGAGGCTGCCAGCGGCGCGCTGACCATCATGATCTCCTTTTTCCCCCCGATGATCCCGACCGGGAACCCGCCGCCGATCACCTTGCCCAGTGCGGTAATGTCGGGCTTCACGCCGTAGTACGCTTGCGCGCCGCCGATGCCGATCCGAAAACCGGTTTTCACTTCGTCAAAAATGAGCAGAATGCCCAGTTCTTCCGTCACTTTGCGCAAGCCCTGCAGAAAGTCCGGCTCCGCGGGGATAAACCCGGCTTGTGCGGGTTCCAGCATCACCGCGGCGATCTCATGCTGCCGTTTGCGCAGGATTTCCGCACAGGCGTCGAGATTGTTGAATGGCAGAATAATCGTATTCTCGGCCTGATAAGGCTCCACTCCCTTGGACTCGATGACGGCGTTTGGCTCGCTGCTCGGCCCGGCTTCCTCCAGCGGGGGGTTGACGCTGAGCAGCACCTGGTTGTAGCCGCCGTGGTAATGGCCCTCAAACTTGGCGATTTTGTACTTTCCGGTATAGGCGTAGGCCATCCGGATCGCCAATAACGTCGCTTCCGTGCCGGAATTGGTGTAGCGGATCATTTCCATGCTCGGGTAGTACTGCTGGATCTTGCGGCCCATTTCCACTTCCAGGCGGTGCGGTGTCCCGAAAAGCGAGGTGCCGTCTGCAGCCAATTGCTGCTGTACGGCCTGGATAATTGCCGGATGGCCGTGGCCGAGCATCAACGCGCCGTAGGACAAGAGATAGTCAATGTACCGGTTGCCGTCCAGGTCCGTCAGATAGGCGCCTTTGCCGCTTTTCATCACAATCGGATAGGGAGCGAATGATTTGATGTTGGCGGTCACGCCGCCCGGCATCACCTGCATCGCCTGCTGCATGAATTCTTTTGATTTGGCTGTTTTCTTCATAAATTCTGCATACAACGGTTCCGAACTGATCACTGTCATCGCTTGTTCACCTCTTCGTGTGAAATGCAAATTGCAATAATGATAGTTTGGTGAAATATATACTTCATATTACACCTGGAATGGCAAAATGTGAATCACAAATTTCACAAAAAATATGCTAAGGAAAATTTTCCTGCAAAAATGTTGACAGCTCATGGGTCAGATGGGTATATTATGAATACAAAATTTCTTAATATAAGTAATTGTGAAAAAAATTATTCAAACACAGACTCAAGGGGGAGCGAAATGAAGAAAAGAAGGTATCTATTCGGCGTGATTTCGTTGTGGTTGTCGCTGGTCCTGGCCTTGTCCGCATGCGGCGGCGGCAGTCAGCAGGCGAGTGGGGGAGGCGGCGGGCAGCAAGCCGGCAGTGGTTCGGGCGCGGAAGCCCCAGCAGAAACGGCGCAAACCGACTATCGCACCGAGATTCAGATTGGGACGGGCAGCACCGGCGGTACGTACTACCCGCTGGGCCAGGAGATTTCCAATTTGCTGAACGCCCATGTGAAGGTGGACGGTTTTAACTCCAGTGCGGTTGCCACCGGAGCGTCGGTGGACAATCTGGCCAAGATCGGACGTGGAGAGCTGCAGCTCGGCTTGACGGTGCACCTCACGGCCTGGAATGCGGTGAACGGAACAGGCGAGTTCGCGGGAACGACCATTGACAACTTTGGCTTTATGGGGCACATCTATCCGGAAGTGATGCAAATCGTTACCCTGAAGTCCAAGGGAATCAACTCCATCGCCGATTTGAAAGGGAAGAAGATCGCGATCGGACCGGCGGGGAGCGGCACCCAATTGGCCGCGAAGCTGATTCTGGAGGCTTACGGGATCAAAGATGGCGATTATGAAGCATTCCAGGAAGGCTTTGGCGATGCCAAAGGAAAGCTGCAGGACGGCGTCATCGACGCTTCCTTCGGGTTGTTGGGGCTGCCGGCTGCCAGCATTGACGAACTGCAGGCGCAGACCAACGATGTCAAGTACCTGCCGGTCGAAGGAGAAGCTTTGAAGTACGTTGAAGAGCACAGCCAGTACAAGGCGTTTGAAATCCCCGCTGACACGTACGAGTGGCTGGACGCTCCGGTCAACACGGTTTCCGCCTATGCGGTACTCGTGGGGTCGCTTACGCAGGTCAGTGAAGAGCTGGGCTATGAGATCACCAAAGCCTTGTTTGAGAACGCTGCTGAGATCACCCATGAGCAGGGAAAAAGCATCACAAAAGAAAACGCGCTGCGCGGTTCCGACGGACTGCCGTTTCACCCGGGGGCGGAAAAGTACTTCAAAGAAGCGGGAATTCTCCAATAAGCAAACACGGACCGGATAGAAATCTGTCCGGTTCTCTTTTTGCAGTGCCGCGCTTTGTGTTCATGGCAGACCACAGACAGGACAGGTGGGTGATGGAATGATGGCAAACGAAGCAGAAAAATTGTCGCAGGAGATCCTGGCCAAATACGATGCGGAAAGCGCCTATCGCACCCAGTTGGGCAAGTGGGGCTGGGCCGTTTTGTTTCTCGGCGTCTCGCTGACGCTCTTTCATCTCTATACGGCACTGCGCGGCCCGTACGTATCGCTGATCCAGGGCGCGATTCACTTGGGCACGGCACTGGGACTGATCTTCATCCTCTACCCGGCGAACAAACGTCTGCTGCAAAGGCCGGGGGTAACGTACTACGATCTGCTGTTGGCTGCGCTGGCGATGTTCAGCAATTACTATATCGTCTGGCATTATGAACGGCTGACGACGAAAGCGATTATTCTCGGCTTTACCCCGCTGGACATGGTCGTCGCCACACTGGGGATTCTGCTCCTTTTGGAAGCGACGCGCCGCTCCGTCGGCCTGCCGATTGTGATCATCGCGCTTGTGGCGATGGCATACGGCTTGTGGGGCAGGGGAATCCCGTACTTCGGGCATGCCGGATTCGACTGGAACCGCCTGACCACGGAACTGTTCTACAGTTCCGATGCGATCTTCGGCATTCCGATCCAAATCTCGTCCACCTATATCTTCCTCTTTCTATTCTTTGGCGTCATGCTCACGCGGACCGGTATCGGACAGTATTTTAACGACCTGGCCTTTGCCGCCACCGGCCGCTTTACCGGCGGGACGGCGAAAGCGGCTGTCGTATCAAGTGCCCTGCAGGGCATGATCTCGGGGAGTTCCGTAGCCAACACCGTAAGTTCAGGCATTTTTACCATCCCGATGATGAAGCGCTCCGGGTTTAGCCCGGAATTCGCGGCCGCGGCAGAAGCTTCCTCGTCAACCGGCGGGCAGATCATGCCGCCGATTATGGGGGCAGCCGCCTTTATCATGGCCGAGTACACGGGTGTACCATACAGCGAAATCATGCTGATCGCGCTGATTCCCGCCCTGCTCTACTTTCTCGGCGTGTACTTGGGGATTCATTTTGAGGCGAAGAAATTCGGGATCCTCGGTCTGCCGAAAGATCAGCTGCCATCCCTGCGCGCGCTGCTCAAACGGGTCGATTTGCTGCTGCCGCTGGTTGTGATCGTAGTTCTGCTGCAGCAGGGCTTTACTCCCACCTATGCCGCTTTGTGGGGAATTGGCACCGCTTATTTGTTCAGTCTGCTGCGCAAAGAGACGAGAATGTCCTTCAACCAGCTGCTGAAGACGTTGGAGGAAGGGGCGCGCACGGCGTTGTCGGTGATTGCCGCCTGCGCGACCGCCGGGATCATCGTGGGGATTGTGGTACTGACCGGATTAGGCGGCAAGATCGCCGGCGGCATTCTCCAACTGGCAGGAGGGAACTTCTTGCTGATCATGTTTTTCACGATGCTCGCCTGCCTCATCCTGGGAATGGGACTGCCGACCACAGCCAATTACGTCGTCACCTCCGCCATGGCCGCGCCCGCGATGATGGAATTCGGGGTGCCGGTCATCGCGGCGCATATGTTTGTGTTCTACTTTGGCATTGTTGCGGATATTACGCCGCCTGTTTGTCTGGCGGCCTATGCCGGGGCGGGTCTGGCCAAGGCCAATCCGCTAAAAACAGGGATGATCTCGGTAAAGCTGGCGATCGCCGCATTTATCATCCCGTTCGTGTTTGTCTATAACCCGGTTCTCGTCCTGGAGGGGGCAACCGCAGCCACGCTCCTGCCTCCGCTGCTTACGGCGATCGTCGGGATGATTGCGATCAGTGCCGCGATTGCCGGTTATTTCATCGGAACGACCAGTCTGCTGCAGCGCCTCTTGCTGATCGTGAGCGGTCTCTTGCTGGTCTACCCCGATCGCCTTGACATCTCCCTGCTCGGTGCGGTGCTTCTCTTGCTGGTCGGCATCGTGCAACATCGTCAGCAGCGGCAGGGTACGGGGAAGAAAGAGCAGAGCCAAACCCGGCAGGTAAGCGGCGAGTAACCGTTCGTCGGCGCAAAGCCGGCCATCCTGTTGCGCAGCGCAAAGCCAACCGTCCTGTTCCGCTCGTGCAGCGGCATCAGCCAGGATGGCCGTTTGCCAGAGGGGGGCCCGTTCGCCCAGGTGAGGAAGGTGATATTATGTGTCTTTGTGGAAAAGACACTTGTCTTTTCTGCGTAGATCATTTACCCTATATTCATCTGGGTGAACGGAAAGAGGGAGTAGGAGATGAAAGTTGTAAAATTTGGCGGGACATCCCTGGCCAGTGCGGAACAGATCAGAAAAGTGTGCAACATTATCCGGGAAGACGCGGAGCGGCGGCTGGTTGTC contains:
- a CDS encoding phosphoribosyltransferase family protein, with the protein product MEKTYTLEVAGVTRELPVVPISADLCIASFVILGDTELVSAVGPLLAAKLPPADALITAEAKGIPLVYELSRLLGMKKYYVARKSVKPYMNNPLITEVVSITTQKKQILCLDEKDARELSGKRVAIIDDVISTGESVQALAELVSKAGATVVAKAAILAEGDAAKRNDILFLQELPLFPRQKPAE
- a CDS encoding ISNCY family transposase; this translates as MTRAELKKVLVVEKILGGHMTNGEGAAALGLTVRQVIRLKKKYVEEGGAQALVHRNRGRKPSHALSEEVKERVAALYAAKYHGSNNCHYAELLAEHESIQLSPSSVRRILLEKGIKQAKQRRRSKAHQPRQRKPQAGMLWQIDATPYAWLEDRTPAFTLHAAIDDATGTVVGAVFRPTECREGYSLVMQQGIQKYGVPLGLYSDRHTIFRSPNEKLTVEQELVGETKPLSHFGKAMAELHIEHIKAITPQAKGRIERLWKTFQDRLVIELRLLGAKTMEEANAALPKLLEKHNRQFAVKPKEAESAYIPLDPTVNLNYVFTIREYRRLGPGNTISYNGTIYTLAKPANLRFGTKEMVEVRETLTGEVLLWIQGMPLALKATEKPQRKAAAETKKASSASPRKPAADHPWRMYRNKNPLQNNTKSTADQAT
- a CDS encoding TRAP transporter large permease, translated to MTIAIPVLSLFAFLLIGVPVGFALALAGGLGLLLHGGWEAMAGILQTTPYASAASFVLTSVPMFILMAEFATNSGMSEKTFQACYKWLGHWPGGLALATVAASTGLAAIAGSSTAAAATMAKTAVGEMIKYNYRPSFAVGVVSIAGTLAIMIPPSIILIIYGILTEVPIGPLLIAGIIPGLLTAVGYFLSIVYWAKKRPEEAPRVAPFPLEERVRSIRGVWPMFLLIVFMVAAIYSGAVTPTEAGAVGAFAAMLLGFLLVGLNLSGMKQALSRTAETTCMIFVIIIGAMIFGYFVTATQITQSILSFIAELPVSPYVIMGIIVLIYLVLGTFMDQLAILFLTVPITFPISQALGFDPIWFGIIVTKTAEIGLVTPPLGMNVFIAANAAKVPIMEGFKGVSRLLVVELVILVILFFIPELSTWLPQQMGR
- a CDS encoding solute carrier family 23 protein, whose translation is MDWKDLMAALGVVLNGLPQGLLALSFGFASVPTALAFLVGAAGNLLTGSVAVISYQAETITLAGTMGKNMKERLSMIFIGGAIMTVIGLLGMLERIVDFIGPVITNGMMAGVGIMLARVAWEMARSNREVGVTSIVSGLLVYFATKDLVYTITASVVLSSTVSLLLKRESQLKAVERERFKLQTFTVNPSILRGAMAMVCLNIGANIAFGKINGEIANTDVNIDTLSVISSLADMVSALFGGAPVEAIISATAGAPNPVLSGVLMMVIMAALLLAGLLPKIGKYIPSESIAGFLFVLGAIVTVPSNAAAALTGAEPASGLVGGVTMVVTAISDPFFGMAAGLLMKWLIGIFGM
- a CDS encoding MurR/RpiR family transcriptional regulator, translated to MEPFNVYQHIAEKMHLMSKSQLKIAKYILENTNSVPFLNVAKLAKKAKVSEATVVRFATFLGFSGYPELQQYMQDSVKQQLTIAERLKLSLQEYGEEEKGVYEIFQDDMANLKSTMEKLDIQAFFKAVDLLLRADKVYVVANRSAVSLGVFLQYYLDIILGNTEMIQSVEMMAQRLYQLNETDVVIGISFARYSTSTIKILSYAKERGATTIAITDNLLSPLIPHASVSLTASSQMPTFFDSFVAPLSLINALIAFIGKQKTHELQERLAKLEEIWDQLGIFHMKEKPNNGAKGRKT
- a CDS encoding hydroxymethylglutaryl-CoA lyase, which produces MKWPQTVVLKEVGPRDGLQNEKTCIATEDKIAWINQLSRTGLTYIEVTSFVHPQWIPALADAEAVAKGIERVPGITYGALVPNQKGLAKALACDVDEVSIFISASETHNRKNINKSISESLPVLRDVAKEALAAGKSVRGYLSTVFGCPYEGAVSTDQVIRVAAALFDMGIGELSLGDTIGVANPAQVQRVLERILKHFPAERIALHFHDTRGMALANILVSLEQGITRFDAALGGLGGCPYAPGASGNVATDDVVHMFNGMGIHTGIDQEKLLAAARFIQSRLGRKLPSHTLCAAGEAIG
- a CDS encoding GGDEF domain-containing protein; translated protein: MSKYDQGATQAKVLEIVYNEQDLQAILAEGRRVFALQLAIIVAIAVALSIIISRWVAKPMYLAFHDSLTGLNNRAALDELLGTALANHNGTTALLMIDLDNFKQVNDCLGHDKGDQLLKCAAQSIRRIARKKDHAIRIGGDEFLLIMPSASRQEAEQTARLIIEAVVASSAQEAKLEGEKVTVSIGIALSPQHGLDPDTLLKRADLAMYMAKEKGKNQYQVYA